Proteins encoded together in one Temnothorax longispinosus isolate EJ_2023e chromosome 5, Tlon_JGU_v1, whole genome shotgun sequence window:
- the LOC139812540 gene encoding broad-complex core protein-like: MHPAPTTPPTVMYRMPPPTAGGINEPQECPYCRRTFSCYYSLKRHFQDKHEQSDTLYVCEFCNRTYRTKNSLTTHKSLQHRGTSGVLRRLLKASAMKNVFGSMQHQMQMQQQPQ; the protein is encoded by the coding sequence ATGCATCCGGCACCGACGACGCCTCCCACTGTCATGTACCGAATGCCACCACCCACGGCGGGTGGCATAAACGAGCCTCAGGAATGTCCGTACTGCCGTCGCACGTTTTCATGCTACTACTCCCTCAAACGCCACTTCCAGGACAAACACGAGCAATCGGACACGCTATACGTCTGCGAGTTCTGCAACCGTACGTACCGTACGAAGAACTCGCTGACGACACACAAGAGCCTGCAGCACCGCGGCACCAGCGGCGTGCTGAGGCGGCTTCTAAAGGCCTCGGCCATGAAGAACGTCTTCGGTAGCATGCAACACCAGATGCAGATGCAGCAGCAACCGCAATGA